The window ATTTTCTTTTGAATTATGAGCTTTAACTCATTCTTCAAAGCGAGCAATAAATACTTTTTCGTCTTTTGTAAAATTACCAGTATTATTTTTAATAGCATTTTTGTATTTAATTCGTATTTTTATTTTGGCATAAATTTTATAAGCAAAATATGCCAGTAACATTATGCAAATGATTATAAATATTAGTCCAATTGTAATATTCATTTTTAAACTCCTTTAAAATAGTTATAATTTGTATCTTTTTTATTGTTTTCTTTTTCGGCAATGAAGAAACTTAATAATTCTTGTCCTTTAATTAACTTGGTTTCTTGTTCTGGTTGATTAATTGAAATTACTTGGTATTCATTATTCTTGATTATTCCGATGCAAATTGAATTTTCATATTTTCCTTTATAAACAAATCGTTTTGGAAACCAAATACCGATTTGTTTATTAAATCACGGAATTTTTGGTGCCTTGATTAAAATTGCGTTTTGCGTTTCTTTTAAGAGATATTTTTTAGTATTTAAGAAAATGTTTTCAATGTTTTTCATAGTAAATTACCTTTCTTATTTGTTATAAACTAAGTTATTTAACTAAGTTTTTTAAACATTCATATATCGGAGATTTGAATGTTTAACAATTTTTGTTAGTAAACTTCGTTTACTAATTAACTTAGTTTGATTTCATTGGTGCAAAAAAATATAAGACATAATTAAAAATAATAAGTGTTAATTTAACCTTATATTTCTTGCAATAAATAAATGAGCTCATATTTATTTATTGATTTTGTGTAAAACTAACATAAGTGTGTGCTTTACACAACATTATCAAAAGTATGTAATATACCACAGACTTATGACAAGCACAAGCAGTTTTTTTAAAAAGGGACGAAAAATTATAAAATAATGCGAGAAATTTTCAAAAATAGTTTACAATTAAATTCCAAGGTAAAAAGACTGTAGATTAATTTTTGGAGAAAGGAAAAGGTGTTATAAATTTTATTAATTAGTAAAAATTCACGAAAGGAATTTAATTAATATGAAAAAATTACTAGGATTAATAGGAACAATAGCAGTAGTGGGAAGCACAATGCCAACTGTAATTGCTATGAGTCCTCATCCAACTCCAACGCAAAAACAAGATACAAAATTAATAAATAGTGAAATTAATTATTTACAAACAAATAATTTAAAAAAAATTAACGAAATAAATAATACTAACTATATTACTAATGATAGTAAAAATAATATATATTTTGCTACTGATAGTGGTGCCTATATTCTAAAAAATGATAATAGAAATAATACAGTAGTAAAAATTGAAGGAATAGAAAATAATGTTAAATCCTTAACAATTGATAGTAAGGATAATATATATTTTGCTACTGATAGTGGTGCCTATGTTCTAAAAAAGGATAATAGAAATAATACAGTAGTAAAAATTGAAGGAATAGAAAATAATGTTAAATCCTTAACAATTGATAGTAAGGATAATATATATTTTGCTACTGATAGTGGTGCTTTTGTATTAAAAAATGGTGAAATAAAAGCAGAATTTATTAAAGGAATAAGTATGGGTGTTTCTTCATCGGAAAATTATTCAGAATATTTAAAACAATTAACTAATATTACAAGTAATATTAATAATATTTTAATTAATAAAATGGATAATGACGCTATATTTATTGCAACTAATACAGGAGTTTATGCAACATTAAAACCTTATTCTTTTAAAGGAGAAACAGCTCTTATGTGCACTTCTGGAATAGAAAGAGGTCCTGTTGATTTAATATCAATAGATAAAAATAATGATCTTTATTTTACTACATTAAATCAAATATATTTTTTAAAGATACTATCCGCATCAGGAGGAAAAATATTTGAAACAAATAGAAATATTAATTATATGATTAATAATCAAGATAATTTATATATTGCTACAAATGATGGTTTATATGTATTAAAAGATCGGGAATCAACCGTAAGCAAAATAGATGATATAAATAGTAATGTAAATTTAATTAATATAGATAATAATAACAATATTTATATTGGAACTAATAATGGTTTATATGTATTGAAAAATGAAGAAACAAAATTACAAAAAATTAATAATATAGATGAGAAAATTACTAATATTTTAATTGATAATAAGAATAATATTTATTTTGCTACTGATAATGGAACATATATTTTATATTCAAAGAATAATTTAGAAAATATTGTTAATTTATATTTAAAAGATTTAATTATAGATGAAAATAAAACATATAAAGATTTAACTGAAATTATTTTAGATTCTGAAATATTTAATAAATTTAAATTAGTTAATCCAAACATTAAGTTTCTTGATATGAATGAAAATGATATATCTAATAAACAACAAAATTTAGGTCAATTTCAAGTAAAAATTATAGCAAATGAAAATGATTTTTATTGAGAAGGAGAAACTAAATTAATTATTTTAAATTTTATCGATGAAATTACATTTTTAATTCAAGAAAATCAACATCTTAAAGAAACTTCTAATAAAATAAAATTAGATTTAGAATTAATGTATAAACAAATGGAACAAAAGAAAAATTTATATAATAGACTTCTTGCATTACTTATTAAAATAATTACAAATTATTTGAAATAAAAAATACTATATAGTAATTTCTAACTTTTATTAGGTTAATACTTATGGATTTTATTAAATGTGTAAATTTTGACACAACAAAAAATTATTTTATTATTTAAATTTAATTTTAAATAAATATTTTATGTTATCTATAATTGCAAATTATAAATTGAAGCAATTAAATTAAATCTTAAACTAAATCGTTTTCTACGATTACGATATTTTTCAGTAATAATTTTAAATTTTTTAAGAATAGCAAAAATATTTTCAATAATAATTCTCATTTTTGAAATTAATTTATTATTATGTTTTTGTTCTTTATTTAAAGGGTTTTTCTTTGTTTTTTTCTTAGGTATTAGAACATTACTATGAATTTTTTGTATTCCTTGATAACCATTATCAACTATTAATTTAGTATTTTTTAAAATTGGGATTTTTGATTCTTTAAATAAACAAAAATCATGCTTTTTACCGAGAGAAAAATTTGTTGCAATAATTATTTTGCTTTCTTTTTCAATAATTACTTGTGTTTTAATAGTGTGTTTTTTCTTTTTTCCTGAATAAGATTGTTTTTGTCTTTTTTTGGGCGTTGAATGGGTGTTTCTGTAGCATCAATAATAATTGTTTTATCATTAAAATAATCATTTATTAATGCTTTTTTACCAGCAAGTTGTTGAAAATCAGGATGTTTGATTAAAATATCTTCAATTCACTTGATATTTCGATAACAACTAGCTTCACTAATATCAAAACTTTTACCAAGATGAAAATAAGTACGATATTCTCGTCAATATGATAAAGTCATCAATAATCTATTTTCTAATGATAATTTATTATTTTTACCACCTCTTTTAAACTTTTTTAACTCAGCTTCTTTTAAAATATTTAACATTTTATTAAAAGTACTTTGCTTTATTCCAGTTAATCGTAATAATTCTTTATCATTAATAAAATTAAATTTATCAAATTTCATAATCTTAAATTCCTTATAATTTCTATTTTAAATATATTTTATAGGAATTTTGTTTAATAAATAAGTAATGCAAGAAGTCTAATGAAATGCAAATAAAAATATTTCAAAATTATGAAAAAATAATTGAATTACAAAATAAACAAATAATTAATTTAAAAGAACAATTAATTAATAAAGATAATCTTTTATTAGAAATAAAAGAAAAAATAGCAAAACTTTAATTCAAGAAAAATAAGTACAATTCAAAATAAATATAAATTATTTTGTTAAAAATTTTTGTAATGTTTGAAATGGAGATTTATTTTGTAGTGATGAATGACGGCGTTCAAAATTATAAAAGTAATAATATTTGTTTAAATAATGTTGAAGCTCATTTTGATTTAATTTTTTATCCTTAGAATAAAATAATTTGGTATAATGTTGATGAAACCGCTCAATTTTACCGTTACTCTGTGGCGAACGAATTGGAGTAGTTTCGTGGACAATTCCGTTCCTCGAAAGAAAGGTTGTAAAAGGCCTTTCTTTTACTTTGTATGATTTTTTATTACTTCAATTGGTAGTAGTAAATTCCGGAGCATTGTCAGTACGAAGGCGTTTAATGGTTATGCCAAGTTCGCCGAAATCTTTCATTGCTCTTTGCACGGCATTAAGGGCATTGTTAGTTCCTAAACTATCATAAACATAACCAAATACTATGCGTGTCATTTCGTCAATGAAATCATAAATGTAATATTTTTTATCAACCGGAAAATTTGATGTGGTAATAATTTTGGCATCCATTTGTAAAAGACCAATCTCAGAAATTTCATAACGCTTAAAATGGCGTTTTATTTGTTTGATTTGTTGTTTTAATTCTTTTCAGCGAGGGTCAGATTTAATTCAACGATAAAAAGTTTTGATGTTTTTCGGAACTTCTGAATTTTTAATATCGTGAAAACCGATTTTTAAATTGTTAAATAAAGACCACATTCCGCCAGCTTGAAGATTTTTGTAATCAAAATATAAATCACATAATTTTTTGCGAGAATTTAAACTATATTGATAATTAAGATTTTGTGGTTTTGTAGTTTTAAACAATAACAAATCTAAATTATCAGAATAATAAGCGGTCATAATTTTTTGTGCCCAACGATAAAAGGTTTTTGTTGCATTCTTAAAATATTTTTTAATAAGTTTTGTTAAAGTAGTTTCTTCCATATAAAAATAAGTGCATAAATTTAAATAGGCAGTAATGCGTTTTTTAGTTTTATAGTAATAAGGATTACGGCAATTAGCACTTAATCAACTTTGGATTTTTGCTTTTAAATCTGCTAAATCAGCTTGGGAAATAATATATTTCATTTTTTTACTCCTTAAATTAAGAAAATCGTATTACAAAAAATACGATTTTCAAACATATTTATTAAATTACTATTTTTTTTTATTAGGTATTTCTGCTGAGAATGAAGTGATATGAAACATTTTCGTGTTAAGACCTTGTGGAACTTTTTTATTAAAAAATACTTTAAAATTAATTAAATTATCAATAAAATAAAATTCTTTAAAAGGCTTGGACTTATAAGAACCATTAGAACGATAAAAGTTATTAATTTGATTATAACCAGCACTATCTTTGTCAACAAATAATTGAAGAGCTGGTCTTTGAACAAAATCGCCATTACCTATTTGAATATCAAAATCACTAGAAAGCTTTAAATCAGTAGCATCAATTTCTAAATGATATGAACCCTGACCATAACCACTAATTACTCAAGCACTTTTACCAATTTTATAAAATTGTAATTTATATGTTTTTAAATCATTGCTATTTTTACTACATCCAAAAATAAACATTATACATACTAAATTTAAAGCTGATAAAAATTTTCGCATAAAGAAAAATCCTCCTTTCAAAGGAATTATATTATAAAAAATAATGGCAATATTTAAGAGAACTTTTTTAATATCATTAATAAGATTGCTAAGGGCACTACAAATTCAAATAACATCTGAAATGCCGGAATAACTTCAAACACCGGAAAGGCAGTTTTGGTAAAATTAATTGTTGTTTTAGCAATGTCCACAAGGGGGCGAATTAAAATATTAATCCCCGAAAGACCAAGTAATCAATTCAACATACCAACAGAAGCGTGCTGAATGCCACAAGATATGGCACTAAATAAACCTCAATAAGAACAGTTGGGTGTAGGAATTAAGTCATTCATATTACCGCTTATTCCGCCACCAATAAAAGCTGTTGAATTCAAAATGTTAAAATCGTATAAAGAATAATGATATTCAGTACTTTCATTTTTCTTTTTATATAGTGGAAAAGTCAGCGTAAAAATATTAATCCCATACATTGCATCGACTTTAGCGTTATAAAAATGCAGTTTATTACTAGTGGCGTTTCATAATTGGTTATCATACGATTTTAATGTATTAAAATCTATTTGATAAGAACTTTTACCACTGTTAAAACCATTGGCAATTTGTTTATCTTTAACAAAGAAATAAGAACGAAAAATCATATTCTTACTATTTTCGATTGTTGAACCAAAGTTAATCAAATACTGTTTGGGATAAAAAGTAATTAATGAACGATAGAAAAAGCCCATTTGTAAAACATTTTTAGGAATTTGTTGCATCCCTTTGTAATCTAATTCTACATAAGTAGAAACATCCATATCAAAACTTGCATAAAAGAATTGCACAAAAAAACCACCTAAAACTTTATAAATTTTATTAAATAAATCATTAGTGAAATCAATAGTTAAATCTTCTTGATAATAAAGTATAAAATCTTTAAAATCAGTCTTTAATTTGTCATCATAGCGTAAAAAATAGAAAGTATTACCATAATAATTAACTTGTCCAAAAAAGGTATTAATAAAATCTGCCCCAAAACTTGTTCGCGAGCCAGATTTTCAAAGCGATTTACCATTTTCTAAAAACTCATTATTGCCCACAATGCTACCATGCTCAGTTTTTATAGTAATAACATCACCAAAACTAGAAAAGGAAAGTTCTCTAAAAATAACTTCTTCAATGAAACCTGGTGGATATGAATTTTTACGACTTAAACTAAATTTACTATTCTGTTTAAAGCCATTTAACTTAATTGATATTTCATTCATATATTTAAAATTATCATCAAAGAAATTAAAAATGGGTACTCAATATAAATAACTATAATTAAATTTATCAAAATCTCGGCGTTGTATCATTAAATAATCTAATTTATCTTGAAACTGATTATACTGATATTCACCATCATTTTTAGTTATTTCGGTTGGTAATGGTTGTTCGTTATGTTTTTCGGGTAAAGGAGGCATTTCCGCTGAGAATGAAGTAATATGAAACATTTTCGTGTTAAGACCTTGTGGAACTGTCTTATTAAGAAATACTTTAAAATTAATTAAATTATCAATAAAATAAAATTCTTTAAAAGGCTTGAACTTATAAGAACCATTAGAACGATAAAAGTTATTAATTTGATTATAACCAGCACTATCTTTGTCAACAAATAATTGAAGGGCTGGTCTTTGAACAAAATCACCATTACCTATTTGAATATCAAAATCACTAGAAAGCTTTAAATCAGTAGCATCAATTTCTAAATGATATGAACCCTGACCATAACGACTAATTACTCAAGCACTTTTACCAATCTTGGAAAACTCTAATTCACAACTTTCACCACATTGATTGGGGTTTGTGGCTCGTTTTTCTCGTTTCATAAAGAATTGTTCTATATTGGGTTTTGGTGGTTGTTTTGTATCAAAGAACGCCCCTAATGGCACCAAACCAATAAACATTATAATAAATCAAGAAATAATCTTATCCATCTCATCACGCCTTAAAACTCTTTTTTATTGCTTTAACAGCATCAGAAAATTTATACTGTTGATGTTGCGGACATTCACAATTAACAACTTGCATTTGATGCTTTCTAAAAATTTTATTAAAGTAATAACCCCTAATAATTAACTTAATACCAGTTATTAAGAAATAAATAATTAATAATCAAATATAAACATTAAAAAATACACTTTGAAAATTTAATGGTATAAAATCTTTAAAAAATTTATCCCCTTTAATTTGAAGGACCGTTAAAAATATTCAAATTATAATAACAACACTATGAAGTATAATAAAAAAATGTATAAAACCTAAAACGCTTTTAAATCATTTAATACCTAATATTTTCTTTAATTTTTTCATTTTTTAACTCCTTAAAATTAAATATATTGTTGATAAAATACAAATCGTTCCTAAAATTTGGAAAATCGGATGTTGAGAAAATAACCTTATCATTGGTTTAAACAAATCTAAAATTTTAATATTATTTGATAGAACTTTATTAAAATATTCTAAACCCTCACGCACATAGGCTCATAAACCTAAAAAGTCATTTAAAGCAAAAATAGAAAAAACAGCAACAAGAATAAATAAAATTATCAATTTAAACATTTTAAAAACCTACCTTTTTATTCGCCGTCCATGTTGATTAACTCACGGTCTATTTTTAGGACTATTACCACTGAATTTCTTAATTGGACCACTAGATGATTTTTTCTTTACTCCTCAATTAGCAACTGATTTTTGATATTTTTTACGAAAACCAACTTTTGGTCGTTCAATATGAATACCTAAAATACCACCAATTACAAGATTTATTACAAGCATAATTAGCGGAAAAATAATAATGCGAATATTTGTTCCAGGAATGGTTAAAGTTCAAATTAAATCAAAAACTTTATAAAACATATCGCCAATCAAACTAGCCATTTTTTCTAAGTTTTCCATTTTTTAAACTCC is drawn from Spiroplasma endosymbiont of Asaphidion curtum and contains these coding sequences:
- a CDS encoding IS5 family transposase (programmed frameshift); translated protein: MKFDKFNFINDKELLRLTGIKQSTFNKMLNILKEAELKKFKRGGKNNKLSLENRLLMTLSYWREYRTYFHLGKSFDISEASCYRNIKWIEDILIKHPDFQQLAGKKALINDYFNDKTIIIDATETPIQRPKKGQKQSYSGKKKKHTIKTQVIIEKESKIIIATNFSLGKKHDFCLFKESKIPILKNTKLIVDNGYQGIQKIHSNVLIPKKKTKKNPLNKEQKHNNKLISKMRIIIENIFAILKKFKIITEKYRNRRKRFSLRFNLIASIYNLQL
- a CDS encoding DDE-type integrase/transposase/recombinase, with translation MKYIISQADLADLKAKIQSWLSANCRNPYYYKTKKRITAYLNLCTYFYMEETTLTKLIKKYFKNATKTFYRWAQKIMTAYYSDNLDLLLFKTTKPQNLNYQYSLNSRKKLCDLYFDYKNLQAGGMWSLFNNLKIGFHDIKNSEVPKNIKTFYRWIKSDPRWKELKQQIKQIKRHFKRYEISEIGLLQMDAKIITTSNFPVDKKYYIYDFIDEMTRIVFGYVYDSLGTNNALNAVQRAMKDFGELGITIKRLRTDNAPEFTTTNWSNKKSYKVKERPFTTFLSRNGIVHETTPIRSPQSNGKIERFHQHYTKLFYSKDKKLNQNELQHYLNKYYYFYNFERRHSSLQNKSPFQTLQKFLTK